CGGTTTCCCACGTACGCGGGTACCGTTCAAAATCTTCGCCCGGCCCGAATTGCGTCGGGTTCACGAACACGCTTAATACCGCAACGTCATCGCGGTCGCGCGCGGCGCGCATCAGGCTGGCGTGCCCCTCGTGCAGCGCGCCCATTGTCGGCACGAAACCGACCGAACGCCCCGCGGCCTTGTGCGCCAGCGACCACGCGCGCATCTCGCCTGACGTGTGAATGATCTTCACTTGTATGTGTGCTCCTCGGCGGGAAACACGCCCGCTTTCACTTCCGAAACGAACGCGGCCACGCCGTCCGCCATTGCCTGGCGCGCATCCGCGAAAGTCTTGCAGAAACGCGCCTTGCCCCAGCCCAGCATGTCGTGAAACACGAGCACCTGCCCATCGCAGCCGCCGCCCGCGCCGATGCCAATGGTTGGAATGCTCACCGAGGCCGTAATCCCGGCCGCGAGGTCGGCGGGCACGCATTCGAGCACGATGCTGAAACAACCCGCATCCTCCAAGCCCTTCGCTTCCTGTTTCAGCCGTTCGCGGCTCGACGGGTCACGGCCTTGCACTTTGTAGCCGCCGAACGCGTTCACCGACTGCGGCGTCAGGCCAATATGGCCCATGACGGGAATCCCCGCGTTCAGAATCATGCGGATCGCGCCGCCGAATTTCTCCGCCGGTCCTTCCAGCTTGACCGCATTCGCGCCGCCCTCGGCCACGAGCCGCCCCGCGTTGCGAAGCGCCTCTTCCGGCGAAATCTGGTAGGACAGGAACGGCATGTCGGCGATCAGCATCGGCCGCGTGATCCCCCGCGACACGATGCGCGTGTAATGCACCATGACGTCCAGGGTCACCCCCAGCGTATCCGGAAGACCCATCACCACCATGCCCAGAGAATCGCCGACGAGCACCGCGTCGACGACAGAGGCATCCAGCAATTGAGCGGTGGGATAATCGTAAGCGGTGACCATGGTGATCTTCTCACCCGACCGCTTCCGCTCACGGAAGGTTAGCGTCGTGATAGCGTTCGCCATCTCTGTCTCCTTGACCGTGACTTACCGTCCCGGTCCCTCTTGGGCTCCAAGCGGAGCGGTTCAAGGAGTCGGCGCGACTACGCCGCACTTCTTCACACGTCCCTCGGCCTCGGGCGACCGCGCCAGCTCACCCACCGTCTTCCCGGTAACCGGGTCGACGGCGTCCGGCGCGATATCCGCCAGCGGCGCCAGTACAAACGCCCGTTTGCGAAACGCCCTGTGGGGCAACGTCAGCGCCTCCGTCTCCAGCACTTCCTGCTCCCACAGAATGAGGTCGATATCGACCTCGCGCGGGCCCCAGCGCCACGATTCGAGGCGGCCTACCCGCCGTTCGATCTCCTTCACGGCGCGCAGCATTTCAAGCGGAGACAACTCCGTCTCGATAGCCGCCGCCATATTCAAGAACGCCGGCTGGCCGGCCTCGCCCAGGGGCTCAGTCTCATAACACGGCGATACTGCGGCCACGCGCACACCCTGCAACCTCCGCAGCGCATCCAAAGCGGCCACCAAGTACTGCTCCCGGTCGCCAATGTTGCTGCCAAGGCCCAGATATACGCGCATGCGCCTCGCCCGGCAAGAGAATACTCTTGCCTTCCTCCCTTAGTTTACCATCTGCCTGACCTGGAATCCAGTTTTTCTGGATTTGCGCAAGAAACGCCATATCCCGGCCGCGCGCCTCAAACCTTGTTCTCGACCAGGCAGCCGATGCCCATGCCGCCGCCAATGCACATCGCCGCGATGCCGAGCCGGGCCTTACGCCGTTTCATCTCATGAATGAGCGTCGTGGTCACGCGCGCGCCCGTGCAGCCAATGGGGTGGCCAAGCGCGATGGCCCCGCCGTTGAGGTTCACGTTCGCCGGGTCGATGTCAAGCTCGCGCAGCACGGCGAGCGCCTGCGCCGCAAAGGCCTCGTTGAGTTCCCAGAGGCCGATATCGGCCACGGTCAGGCCATTCTTCTCGAGCAGCTTGCGCACCGCCCCTATGGGCCCCAAACCCATGACCTTCGGGTCGCAGCCGCAGGAACGCACGTCGCGCAGGTACACGGCATGATCAAGGTTCGCTCCCTCCGGGAGAGCGTCTTCCGCGACGAGCAGAACGCTGCTTCCTCCGTCGTTGATCCCGGAGGCATTGGCCGCCGTTACCGTACCCTCCTTCTTGAAGGCAGGCGGGAGTTTCGCCATCTTTTCGAGGCTCGTATCGGGTTTCGGATGTTCGTCCTTATCGACGACCACCTCGCCTTTCTTCTGTTTGACCACAACGGGCACAATCTCGTCCTTGAATTTGCCTGCCTCGAGCGCCGCGGCGTATTTCCGTTGGCTTTCCAGGGCGAATTGGTCTTGTTGCTCCCTGGTGATGCCATAGCGTTCCGCCACATTCTCGGCGGTGATGCCCATGTGGTAGTTGTTGAAGATATCCCACAACCCGTCGCGGACCGTGCCGTCAACGGCCTGCGCGTCGCCGAGCCGGGCGCCCGCCCGCATCGCCGGCAGCAAATATGGGGCCATGGTCATGTTCTCAAAGCCGCCAGCAATCACGACATTCGCCCGTTCGAGTAAGATGCTTTGCCAGCCCAGTTCAATGGCCTTAAGGCCCGACCCGCATACCTTACTGACCGTGAACGCCGGCGCCGCATCGGGCATCCCAATCCCGATGGCCACCTGACGCGCGGGGTTCTGGCCCTGACCCGCGGTAAGAACATTGCCAAAGATGGCTTCCTCGACCTGCTCCGGCTTCACACCCGCGCGGCGGAGTGTCTCCTTCGCGGCGGTAATACCCAGTTGCACGGCGCTGGTCGTGGCAAATACGCCGCCCATCGAACCTATCGGCGTGCGCGCCGCGCCGAGAATCAATACCTTGCGCATGACATGCTGCTCCTTCCTCGCGCGGCGCGGCATCCGCGCGCACGCTTCCCGTTTCCTGTCCCGCGCCGCGCGAGAGGCGGCGCACTCATTCCCGCGCCGCCGATTCTAGCATGAGCGATCCGCATAATGGCACATGGCGCGGCCCGCGGGTTGCAATAGCCGTTCCGCGTGACCGATGATTCCCCGCGCACGGGACACATTGGCGAGGTGCACGGTGCTGGAAGAATTCGTGAAGATCGCGCGCAACGGCAAGACCGCGCTCGTGCGCGGCGAATGGGCGGACTGTATCGCGGCGGCGCTGATCGAAGGCGCGGGCTGCGCCCCCGCCGCCGCGGGCGGGCGTGGCGAACTGCTGCGCTTCCCCTTCCCCGCCGGCGAAGGCATCATCCGCCGCTACCGGCGCGGCGGCTTTCTGCGTCATTGGCTGAAGGAAAGTTACCTGCTGCAAAACCGCCCCCTTCGCGAACTTGCCCTGACCTCGGAACTGCATCGNNNNNNNNNNNNNNNNNNNNNNNNNNNNNNNNNNNNNNNNNNNNNNNNNNNNNNNNNNNNNNNNNNNNNNNNNNNNNNNNNNNNNNNNNNNNNNNNNNNNTTCGCGGGGTTGATCACCCGCAACGCGGCGATTATGGAGTACCTCGACGGTCTGCTCAACGTGGAGGAGTTCGTCCGCGCCTTGATCCGCCGCGGCGCCGGGCCGGACGTGATCAAGGCGTGCCTTGCTGCCTTGGCCGATGCCGTGAACGGGTTGAATGCCGCGGGCGCCTATCACGCCGACCTGTCGGGAAAGAACATTTTCACCGGTGACGGGCGCGCGTTCTATTTCATCGACCTGGATGCCGTGGAACTGGGCGGGACGTATACGGACGAACGCCGCATGACGAACCTGGTCCAGCTCTACGATTCGTTCTGCGACGAACTGAATGACATGTTCCTGGCGCCTTTTCTCATGCGCATGCTGCCAACGGGTTACGACCCGCGCGTCTGGCTGCCGCGCGTTCGCGCCGGTCAGCGCAGACGCCGCGCACGGCTGGCGCGCCGGCGCGAAAAACAGGGGCGCGGCAAGAACCTCCTTCCATAGTCACCGGGGCGCCTGCCGGGGTTCGGGTCGGGCAGCAGCCTGCAGTTGCAGGACGTTCCCTTCACATCTCGAAGACGGCAGTGAAAACCGGGGCGCCGTCATGCGTGCTGACAACGACCTTTGCGGCCTCCGCCGAGGGCTGCATGCGCCGCAATTGGGAAAGGTCGAGACGAAGTTCGGCGCGCAACCGCGGCGGCACTTCCACCATGTCCTGAAAGCGCATCGAGCGCGCCTCATAATACCAGACACTGGTCGAATCGGCCCACAACCGGAACTCCCCCGTGCCGGACTCGCGCACGTACACGTCCACTCCATACGCGGCACTCGAGGCGTGCCGCCGCGATTCGCCCCAAGGCACGTGCAGCATTACGGGCACGCCGCCGGCATTGGCGCATTCGAGCACCACCACGTCCGCCGCGCCAACGAGCCGCGCGGCCGTGACGTTCAACCCGGAAGCGGGCCGCAAGGCAACGAACGTCACAATCACGGACACGACCAGCAGTACGAAAGCAAGGCCGATGAGCTTGAGGTTCGACTCGGTCAGGCTGAACTCGGCCGGCTGTCGCGGTGCTTCGACGCGATAGCGGTCGACCGGCAAATCGACGAAACCGCCGATATCGCGGGGGTCCTCGGCGGAGATCAGCGTGTTGTAGACGCTGACGGCCTCCCGGCAGCGCTGAATCCGCTGGTCCAGAGCGCGCAGGCGGCGCGCGGCCCAGTAGCCGCTGCTGCGCGCTTCGAGCGCCTGGCGGGCGCGCAACAGTTTCTGCAGTTTCTTGCCGAGCGCGGTCAGTTGCGGCAATTCGTCCAGCCGCAGGTCTTCCACCGTGCGCCCGGCTACCGCAAGGTGGTCGCTGTACACGGCATGTTCGGTCTCATAGCGCGAAGGAGCGACGCCGCCCGTCTGATACGTCTCCTCGAGCGATTCACAAAGCCGGCGCGCCTTCTCGCGGTACGAAAGGGCCAGTTGGAAACGTTGTTGGAGTTCTGGGTTAAACACGGTTCTTTCGTTGTTCCAGCGCCGCGCGCACAAACTCGCGGAAGAGCGGTTGCGGCTTAAGCGGCGTGCTCTTGAATTCCGGGTGGAACTGGGAGGCACAGAACCAAGGATGGCTGCGCAACTCGATCATCTCGACGAGATTGTGGTCTCCGCGCGCATGGATGCCGCTGACCACGACGCCCGCGCGCGTCACCATGCCCTCCAGGTACTCGTTGTTAAACTCGTAGCGGTGCCGGTGCCGTTCGTAAATCACGTCGGCGCCGTATGCCGCGCGCACCTTCGTGTCCGCCGGCAATTCGCACCGATACGCGCCCAGCCGCATCGTGCCGCCCATGTCACGCACCCCGCGTTGCTCCGTCAGCAAGGAGATTACGGGATGAGGCGTCTCCGGCTCAAACTCGGTGGAATTTGCCTCGGCCAGGCCCAACACATCCCGGGCAATCTCGATGACGGCTATCTGCATGCCCAGACAGATGCCCAGAAACGGCTTCTTCCGCTCGCGCACGTAGCGTACTGCCTTGACCTTGCCCTCGATACCCCGCTTCCCGAAGCCCGGCCCCACAAGGATGCCGTCGAAATCCGCCAGCAGTTGTTCCGGCTCCTCGCCTTTCTCGAACCGTTCCGAATCCACCCATTGCAGCCGCACCCTGCAATCATTGTGAATACCCGCATGGACAAAAGCCTCGTTGATGCTCTTGTACGCGTCGTCGTGGCCCGTGTACTTGCCCACCGCCGCGACCCGCACTTCATCCGTCGCCTGCCCCATCCGCGCTACCATCCCCTCCCATTCCGAAAGCTCGCTTGGCGGCATTTCCATGTGGAACAGCCTCAAAACGACCTCGTCCAGGCCCTGTTTCTTGAAGTTCAGCGGAATCGCGTACAACGGCGAAATGTCTTCCGCGCTGATGATCGACTCCGGCGTCACGTCGCAGAAGAGCGCGATCTTGCGCCGCTGCTCGGCGCCCAGCGTGTGCTTGCCCGTCCTGCACACAATAACGTTCGGCTGGATGCCGATCTGCCGCAACGTCTGCACACTGTGTTGCGTCGGCTTGGTCTTCAGTTCGCCCGCCGCCTCGATAAACGGCATCAAGGTGACATGAATGAAACAGCAGTTTGGCGGGCCCACTTCGAGCCGGAATTGCCGGAGCGCCTCTAGAAACGGCAGGCTCTCGATGTCGCCGACCGTGCCGCCAATCTCCACGATGGCGATATCCGCGTCGTCCTCCGGCTCGGCGGTAAGCAGCCGGATACGAGACTTAATCTCGTCCGTAATGTGCGGGATGACTTGCACCGTCTTACCCAGGTATTCGCCCCGCCGCTCTTTCTGGATCACGGCATTATAGATGCTGCCTGTCGTCGCATTGCTCTTCTGTGACAACTTGGCATGCGTGAACCGCTCGTAATGGCCCAGGTCGAGGTCCGTCTCGGCTCCGTCGTCCGTGACGAAGACTTCACCGTGTTCATAGGGGTTCATCGTGCCGGGGTCCACGTTGATGTACGGGTCCAGTTTCATCATCGCAACCTTGAAGCCCCGCGCTTCAAGCAGCAGCCCGAGACTCGCCGAAAGAACCCCCTTTCCAATCGACGAAACCACCCCGCCAGTCGTAAACACGTATCTCGGCATGGCTTACCTCCCCTGTTGCATGGTTTTCAGCAGAGCCCGCACCCGCTCCAAGTCCTCCGGCGTGTCCACGCCGATAGATTCGTACTCGGTGTCCACCACCGCCAGCTTGTAGCCGTTCTCCAACACACGCAACTGCTCGAGCTTCTCCAGCTTCTCCAGCGGGGTCTGCGGCATGCGCGCATACCGCAACAGAAAGTCGCGCCGGTACGCGTACAGGCCGACATGCTGCCAGTAGCATTCCCCCGCGGCGCGGCGGTCCGCCGCGTCACGGATGTACGGGATGGGCCACCGCGAGAAATACAGCGCGCGCCCGCGCGCATCGCAGACTACCTTCACCACGTTCGGGTTATCGATGTCTTCGGGGCGCGTGATGCGACACCGGGCCGTGGACATGACCTCATCGGGCTGTTCGAGCAGCGGCCGCACAGTGGCGTCGATCACGGCGGGATCGATTACCGGTTCGTCGCCCTGTACGTTCACGACGATATCTGCCGGGCGGTTCGCCATCACTTCGGCGATCCGGTCGGTCCCCGAGGCATGGTCTACCCGCGTCATCACCGGCGTCACCCCGAACGGCGCGAGCGCGTCCACCACTTCCTGCGCGTCCGTCGCAATAAACACATCGTCGACCAGCGCGGCTTCACGTGCCCGTTCGTACGTGTGCAGAACGACGGGTTTTCCGAGCAGCGGCGCGATGATCTTGCCCGGAAATCGGGTCGAGGCGTAGCGGGCGGGAACCACGGCAACAATACGGCGGGATTCTTTGGAGTCTAACATGCAACTCATTCCTTGGCAAGGACTTACGAATACCAGCACCTGAAGCACAGGTTAGAGGAATTGGGAAGCATGACCCGTTCTCTAACGGGATTGCAGCGTATCAGACTCCCACACCCTTTTGCAACATGCACACCCGCGTTGCGCGGACAGACGCGACGAGGCCATGCATTAAATCGCTGGTAACCTGCCCCCGTGTTTGCGGCCACTCCGTCGGGTCAGGGAAGCTGTTTACGCACTTTGGCGAGCAGGGTCTGGGCGTCGATGGGCTTGCGAACCACATCCCGGTAAGCGACCGCACTCGGGTCAAACGCTTCATCCGAGGCATTCAGCATCGAGGAGAAGATGAGGATGGGAAACCGGCCGCCGATTTTTTCAACCACGGTGTAGCCCGTGTCAATACGCTCCATCATGATATCGAGGATTATCAGGTCGGGCGAGAGTTCCTCGGCCAGCTTGATGCCCGCGGCGCCGCTGGCCGCCGTCTCGACTTGATACCCTTCCGCCTCCAGCACGCTCCGGCAGAAGAAATGGACGTCGGGATCGTCATCGATTACAAGTATGGTCTTCCGTTGGGCCACTGTCGCGATCCTCTACCGTTCCCCGCTTTCCGCCCGGCAATCCGTTGCTCCATGCTACCTGACGCCGTCCGACGGTTCCACTTTTCCGTCGCGAAGGACCACGGTAAACGTGCTGCCAGCGTCCGGCGCGCTCTGGACAGAGACTTCGCCACTATACAGGGCGGCGACTTTCTTCACAATAGCCAGTCCCAAGCCGCTCCCCAATATACCAAACGTCTTTTCGTTTTTTATACGCACGAAAGAGTCGAAAAGGCGCGCGGCCTCCTCCTCCGTCATCCCGATGCCCGTATCGGCCACGCTGACCGTGACCTCGTCCCCTTTCCGGGCGACATCGACGGCGACGCTGCCGCCCTTTTTGTTGTACTTGACGGCGTTCGAGACAAGGTTGTTGAAAACCATCTCAATCTCGTTGCGGTCGGCCAGCATCGCGGTGGGCTCGAAATGCCGAAGCTGAATCGTCACGTCCCTCTCGACGGCTTCCGGCGCGGAGGTTTCGAGGGCCAGGCGCGCCACTTCGAGCAGGTCGACCTGGTCCAGTTCGCGTTTCTTCTGGCCAGACTCGATGCGGGTCAAGTCCAGCAGGTCGACGATGAGTTTGCGCATGAACTTCGTGCGAACGCGGCAACGCCGCAGCATTTCATCGTAGACCTGCTGATCGCTCCCGGCGGACCGCTCCTCAATCGCGGTGATGTATCCTTCGATGGCATTGAGCGGCGCTTTGAGCTCATGGGCAAGCACGGAAAGGAACTGGAAGCGCACCTGGCGCTGCTCTTTGGCAAGCGCCCGTGCGCGTTCCGCGACGACAACGTGGCGCGCTGCCTTCTGCATGACGTTTTCGAGCTCTTCCGGCGTGAAAGGCTTGGCGAGGAAGTCGTAGGCGCCGCACTTCGTCGCGCGGACCGCGGTTTCGATAGAGGCGTAGGCGGTAATCATGACGGTCAGCACGTCGGGGTGCGCGGTGGCAAGACGCTCGAGCACGTCGAGACCGTTGAGGCCTGGCAACTTCATGTCCAGCAGGACAATATGGGGCGTGGCCGCCTCGATCTTCTGGAGCGCCTCCTCGCCGGAATCCGCCTCGTCGACGGCGAACATGACCGGCTGCTCCACGTCGGGCACGGCGACCCTGTAATTCACGAGGTCGCGCATAACCGCGGCGCGAATCCAGTACTCGTCGTCGACAACGAGCACGCGCAGACCGTCCACGTTGTCACCCTTTCAGCAGACGCGCCACCTCGCGCTGCAATTGCTCAAAGCGGACCGGCTTGGACAGGAGAACGTCCGCCTTGACCCACGAGCGCTCTTCCTTGGTTGCGGCGTCGAATTCGATGCCCGTCTCGCTCGTTACGGACGTCACCATGATGATCGGGATGTTCTGGTCCCGTTTCTTGATGGCGTAGCACAACTTGAAGCCGACGTCCGGTTTTTCCATCATCAAGTCCACGATCGCCAGGTCGGGCCGCGCCTCTTCAAGCGCCTCAAGAGCGGCCTTGCCATTGTGCGCGGCGCGCACGTGATAGCCCGCCGCCGCGAATTGGGCCTTCAACTGGAATACGAAGTCCTCATCATCATCCACCACTAGAAGATTGTGCGTCTTGACTGTTTTTTCCATCGCATTCACCATTATGTCGTTGCGGTTGTTATGGTTTTCGCGCCGCCCTCGCGGGCGAAACGCCTGCTTCCCTGTCAGTGTCTGGGCAGCGTGACGGTAAACGCCGTGCCTGTGGGCCCTTGGCCCGGGTCGGTGTTGGAAGTCACGCGAATGTCGCCACAATGCATCTTCACGATGCCATACGTTATTGCCAGACCCAATCCGGTACCCTTTCCAATTTGCTTGGTCGTAAAAAACGGCTCGAAAATCTTGTCCCGAACCTCCTCCGGAATTCCCGACCCGGTGTCGCCGACGGTCACTACGACGTGCGAGTCTGTGTCTGACAGCTCGACGGAAAGCCGCCCCGCATCGCCCATCGCGCCGTACGCGTTGCTGAACAGGTTGGCCAAGACCTGGACGACCTGGTCCCGGTCGATCTCCGCGATGGGGTCCGTCATCTGGTCTACGACGCCGACCTCGATCCCCGCGGGGGGCGGGCAAGTGCCGAATCCGGACTTCACCACCTCGCGCACATCGGCCGCCTGCCGCGTCAATTTGTTCTGCCTCGCAAAATGCAGCAAGCCGGCCACGATTTTCTTGCAGCGGTCGGCCTGCTCCGCAATCGTGTTCAGGTCTTCGCCAAGTTTGCCATTACCGGCAGCCTCGCGGCGGAGCATGTGCGTGTACATCAACACAACACCGAGGGGATTGTTGATTTCGTGCGCGATGCCCGCTGCCAACTGCCCGACACTCGCGAGCCGTTCGGACTGCATGAGCGCCTGATGCATCTTGGCCAATTGCTCGTGTGAAAGCGCGAGTTCGCGCACCGCTGTCTTGAGCCCCTCGATCGTGGAAGGCAGGCACATTTCAACCTCGGCGAGCCCCCTGCGGATCGCGATCGCGTGGTCCCGGCACGTTTCATAGCCACAGGCGCCGCAGTTCAGCATATCCGCAGGGCCGTGCTTGTTCATGCGCGCCAGCGTGCGCGCAATGTCCTCTTCGGACGGCGTATGGACGCGCTGGTCATCCGCGTTGAAGCCGCGGGAGAGGTCAAGCGCCTCAAATCGGGCCATGTCGCGATTCCACTGCTCGAGGTCGAGTTCTTCGGCGTGCTGCCGCGCATAGCGGCTGACGCGGCCGCGGCGCCGGAACAGAGGCACGTCGTTATCGATGCCCGGTCCGGAGATGCACCCTTGGCACGCAAGCACTTCGAGCAGCGCAACGCCGAGGCCCGGCGCCTGGAATTCGCGGATGGCCTCGACGAAAGCGACACGCCCGTCGGCGGTGACAATCTCCCCCGTCATCAGGTCTTCGCGCAGGTCAGCGGCCTGAAGCAATCCGCCCCGAATGGGGAACAGAGTGCCGGGGCCTGCATGCGGCGGGTCAAAGTCACCCGGGATGACTTTTTCCGGAGAGATGCACGCCTCGTAAAGCATCCGCTGCAGTTCGGTGAACGCGAGCGTGGCGTGCACATCGCGCGGAAGCGCGTCGCTGAGCATTTCGCCTTTCTTGGCGATGCATGGTCCGATAAACACGACGCGCACGTCAGACCCGTAGAGTTCCTTCACGACCCGCGCCGTGGCAACCATGGGCGAGACCACGGGGGCAAGAGCGGGCACGAGTTCTGGGTGATAGCGTTCGACGAAGGCAATCACGGCGGGGCAGGTCGTGGCAATATAGTGCCGGCCGGAGTTCCCCTCGAACAACTTGTGATACTGTCTTGCCACGAGGTCTGCGCCAAAGGCCACCTCGTGCACGTACGTGAACCCAAGCGCGCGCAGCATACCGACGAACTCGCGGTAATCACATTCGCCAAACGCCGCGGGAAAGCTGGGGGCCACGCACGCCGCAACCGGCTTGTCGCCCTTCAGCAGTCCCCGCGCGTTCGCGGTGCAATCGCGCACCTGCTTCGCGTTCTGGCTGCAGACACGCACGCAGTTGCCGCAGCCGATACAGCGCTCCGGAACCACCTCCGCTTGTCCGTCCAGGATGCGTATCGCCTTGGCGGGACACTCGCGCACACAGGTGAAGCAGACGCGACAGCGCTCGCGCACCGTGGTTACGAGTGGTATGTTCCCGGTCTGAATCACGCACGCATGCTCCGGCTACACCGTGACCTCCCGCTTCGCGTAGTGGGTGTGCAGCAGATGGTGGCTCTTCTCGCCCAGCGGAGCGCCCAGGTACTCGTCATACAGTCGCTTGACCGATTCGTTCTGGTGCGACGCGCGCACCTTTCCCGTCGCGTCAATGCCGTACAGCGCCTTCATGCGCTTCACCACGGCGTCCTGCTTGCCAGTTATGGGCTGGCCGCCGCCCGCGATGCAGCCGCCGGGGCAGGTCATGATTTCGATGAAATGCAGGTCCGAGCGCCCGTCGCGCACCTGGTCGAGCAATTGGGCCGCGTTCTTGAGACCACTGGCCACCGCAACGCCCACAGTCAGGCCGCCAATCTGCACGTGCGCTTGCTTGCACCCTTCAAGACCGCGCACCGCGCTCACCTCCAGGTTGCTCAGTTCTTCTCCCGTGATCAGATAGTAGGCGCTGCGCACGGCGGCTTCCATCACGCCGCCGGACGCGCCGAAGATCTTGCCCGCGGTGGTGCGCTCGCCGAACGGCGTGTCTGCACCTTCCGGTTCCAGGCCCTTGAGCTCGAGACCGCGCAGCCGGATGATCTGCGCCAGTTCGCGCGTGGTCAATACGGCGTCGACATCGGCGACTTCGCCCTGCATCATCTCGGGGCGGCCGGCCTCGAATTTCTTGGCCGTACAGGGCATGATCGACACGCTGAAGATCTTGTCCGGCGCAACGCCTTCGCGTTCGGCAAAATAGCTCTTGATCACGGCGCCCATCATCTGCTGCGGGCTCTTGCACGTCGAGATGTTGTCCAGGAAATCGGGATAGAACTGTTCGGCAAACTTGATCCAGCCCGGCGAACAGCTCGTGATCATGGGCAGCTTGCCGCCGTTCTTGATCCGGTGCACCAACTCCGAGCCTTCCTCCATGATGGTCAGGTCAGCCGTGAACGACGTGTCGAACACGCGGTCGAATCCGAGCTGCCGGAGCGCCGCCACCATAACGCCGTCGACGTCGGTGCCGAGAGGCAGCCCGAACTCCTCACCCAGAGAGACGGACACGGAGGGCGCGTGCTGCGCGACCACCATGAGCTCGGGATCGTCCAGCGCGGCGAGCACGTCCTTCACGTGGCTGTGTTCGCGCAGGGCGCCGGTCGGGCAGACGACGATGCACTGGCCGCAGTTGATGCAGCTGGACAGATTCAACCCCTCTTCAAACGCGGTGCCGATGTGCGCGGCGCTGCCGCGGCCCACGAAGTCGATCGCGGAAACGCCCTGGACTTCTTCGCATACGCGGACGCATTTGCCGCAGAGGATGCATTTC
The DNA window shown above is from Candidatus Hydrogenedentota bacterium and carries:
- a CDS encoding 4Fe-4S dicluster domain-containing protein — protein: MPLVTTVRERCRVCFTCVRECPAKAIRILDGQAEVVPERCIGCGNCVRVCSQNAKQVRDCTANARGLLKGDKPVAACVAPSFPAAFGECDYREFVGMLRALGFTYVHEVAFGADLVARQYHKLFEGNSGRHYIATTCPAVIAFVERYHPELVPALAPVVSPMVATARVVKELYGSDVRVVFIGPCIAKKGEMLSDALPRDVHATLAFTELQRMLYEACISPEKVIPGDFDPPHAGPGTLFPIRGGLLQAADLREDLMTGEIVTADGRVAFVEAIREFQAPGLGVALLEVLACQGCISGPGIDNDVPLFRRRGRVSRYARQHAEELDLEQWNRDMARFEALDLSRGFNADDQRVHTPSEEDIARTLARMNKHGPADMLNCGACGYETCRDHAIAIRRGLAEVEMCLPSTIEGLKTAVRELALSHEQLAKMHQALMQSERLASVGQLAAGIAHEINNPLGVVLMYTHMLRREAAGNGKLGEDLNTIAEQADRCKKIVAGLLHFARQNKLTRQAADVREVVKSGFGTCPPPAGIEVGVVDQMTDPIAEIDRDQVVQVLANLFSNAYGAMGDAGRLSVELSDTDSHVVVTVGDTGSGIPEEVRDKIFEPFFTTKQIGKGTGLGLAITYGIVKMHCGDIRVTSNTDPGQGPTGTAFTVTLPRH
- a CDS encoding [FeFe] hydrogenase, group A — translated: MLKIEINNKSYEVTPGQTILSAARSAGIEIPTLCHMEGMLPSGACRICAVEVEGAPGLVPSCSFPVADGMKIHTHSARAVLARKTIVELLLANHPDDCLYCVRNQDCQLQSLAADLGVRRRRYVGARSRYKEDVSSASIIRDPEKCILCGKCVRVCEEVQGVSAIDFVGRGSAAHIGTAFEEGLNLSSCINCGQCIVVCPTGALREHSHVKDVLAALDDPELMVVAQHAPSVSVSLGEEFGLPLGTDVDGVMVAALRQLGFDRVFDTSFTADLTIMEEGSELVHRIKNGGKLPMITSCSPGWIKFAEQFYPDFLDNISTCKSPQQMMGAVIKSYFAEREGVAPDKIFSVSIMPCTAKKFEAGRPEMMQGEVADVDAVLTTRELAQIIRLRGLELKGLEPEGADTPFGERTTAGKIFGASGGVMEAAVRSAYYLITGEELSNLEVSAVRGLEGCKQAHVQIGGLTVGVAVASGLKNAAQLLDQVRDGRSDLHFIEIMTCPGGCIAGGGQPITGKQDAVVKRMKALYGIDATGKVRASHQNESVKRLYDEYLGAPLGEKSHHLLHTHYAKREVTV